The following DNA comes from Candidatus Eremiobacterota bacterium.
GCGATCCCGATGCGGCGATCTACTGGCTCGCGCGGATGATCGACGCGGGCGAAGACCCGCTGTTCATCGCGCGGCGCATCGTGATCCTCGCGAGCGAGGACGTCGGACTCGCCGATCCGCACGCGCTGCCGATCGCGATCGCGGCACAGCAGGCAGTGCACTTCGTCGGCATGCCGGAAGGCTTCTATCCCCTCGCGCACGCGGTGCTGTACCTCGCGACGGCGCCCAAGTCGAACACGGTCGGCCGCGCCTACGGCGCCGCGCTCGCCGACGTCGAGTCGTCGCGCAATGATCCGGTACCGCTCCATCTGCGCAACGCGCCGACGAAGCTGATGCGCAACCTCGGCTACGGCGAAGGCTACCGCTACGCGCACACCGACTACGCCGACATGGGCGCCGAAGGCGATCTCCCGCCTGCCGTCGCGCTGCAGTCGAATCTTCCCGAAGCGCTGGGCGAGCGCACCTACTTCGAGCCCGGCAAACAGGGCGACGAAGCGCGGCTGCGCGCCTGGATCGACGAACGCCGCCGCAGCGCGCTCGGCACCCCCGACGACCTCTTCGGCGACGAATGACTATGCGCAAACGAATCACTATGCGCATTCGTAACGACGAAGCGAGTTAGGTATGGACGCCGCCCTCCGACTCCGCTAGCAT
Coding sequences within:
- a CDS encoding replication-associated recombination protein A; amino-acid sequence: DALDALVNLANGDARAALNTLEFAASAAPRREDGVRVIGVQTIADALQRRATGYDRAGDAHYDTISAFIKTIRGSDPDAAIYWLARMIDAGEDPLFIARRIVILASEDVGLADPHALPIAIAAQQAVHFVGMPEGFYPLAHAVLYLATAPKSNTVGRAYGAALADVESSRNDPVPLHLRNAPTKLMRNLGYGEGYRYAHTDYADMGAEGDLPPAVALQSNLPEALGERTYFEPGKQGDEARLRAWIDERRRSALGTPDDLFGDE